In a genomic window of Niallia taxi:
- a CDS encoding beta-glucoside-specific PTS transporter subunit IIABC, with translation MNYQELAKLIIDKVGGEENVKSLNHCATRLRFNLKDDKKTDEQALKNTSGIMGVVNKGGQYQVIIGSDVGNVYKEITKQTNISNEGEETKGEDKRSAFAKVIDTITGIFTPILPAITAAGMLKAVLSVLVVFNVLTTESQSYQVINFMADAAFYFLPILLAVSSAQKFKANMYLAIMVGGILLHPAFVTMVNAVKETGGSIHLLGLPISAVSYSSSVIPIILSVWFMSYVEPIADKISPKAIKFFSKPLITIFVVGTVSLVVLGPIGYLISDAISKGITTLESVSPWIVPLLVGTFSPLLVATGTHYGLVPIGINNRMTTGYDTVIYPGMLASNVSQGAAAIGVGIKSKDTKIKQLAYSAGLTGLFGITEPALYGVNLRFKTPLYAAMIGGGVGGLFLGILRVRNFSGGSPGLLTLPSYIGDNTLSFFYYACIGAVISIIVTFITTLILYKDPIADEVVEPTESATKGKLPTVNGATVLSPMQGTLHSLKQVDDGMFSEEILGQGVAIEPSEGTVVSPINGTVSAIFDSKHAIGLTSEEGIEILIHIGIDTVQLNGEGYEYFIQNGQKVNIGDKLIQFDLEGIKSKGYKIITPIVITNSAEVGEILTANDNPIMFGEEIIKIMK, from the coding sequence ATGAACTATCAAGAGTTAGCAAAATTAATCATCGACAAAGTTGGTGGTGAAGAAAATGTTAAAAGTTTGAATCACTGTGCTACACGTTTGCGTTTCAATTTAAAAGACGACAAAAAAACGGATGAACAAGCTTTAAAAAACACTTCAGGTATAATGGGAGTTGTAAACAAAGGTGGGCAGTACCAGGTTATTATTGGAAGCGATGTAGGAAATGTTTATAAAGAGATAACTAAGCAAACCAATATTTCAAATGAAGGTGAAGAGACTAAGGGAGAAGATAAACGTTCTGCTTTTGCAAAAGTGATTGATACAATTACAGGGATTTTCACACCGATTCTTCCAGCAATAACAGCAGCAGGGATGTTAAAAGCCGTTTTATCTGTTTTAGTTGTATTTAATGTTTTAACAACGGAGAGCCAAAGCTATCAAGTTATTAATTTTATGGCAGATGCTGCATTCTACTTTTTACCTATCTTGCTAGCAGTATCTTCTGCACAAAAATTCAAGGCAAATATGTATTTAGCAATAATGGTTGGAGGTATCTTACTACATCCAGCTTTCGTTACGATGGTTAATGCAGTAAAAGAGACTGGAGGTAGCATTCATCTTTTGGGACTTCCGATTTCTGCAGTATCTTATTCATCATCTGTAATACCGATTATTCTTTCTGTATGGTTTATGTCTTATGTTGAGCCTATTGCAGATAAAATTTCACCAAAGGCAATTAAGTTTTTTAGTAAACCATTAATCACCATTTTTGTTGTAGGAACAGTTAGTCTTGTCGTTTTAGGGCCTATTGGTTATTTAATCAGTGATGCTATTTCAAAGGGGATAACAACATTAGAATCTGTTAGTCCTTGGATTGTTCCATTGTTGGTTGGTACGTTTTCTCCCTTACTTGTTGCAACGGGTACCCATTATGGTCTAGTTCCAATTGGAATTAACAACCGGATGACAACGGGTTATGATACAGTGATTTATCCTGGAATGCTTGCTTCCAATGTGAGTCAGGGTGCTGCTGCTATCGGGGTTGGTATTAAATCGAAGGATACTAAAATTAAGCAACTAGCTTATTCTGCTGGTTTGACTGGTCTGTTTGGTATTACAGAACCTGCTTTATATGGAGTTAATTTACGCTTCAAGACACCACTTTACGCAGCAATGATTGGCGGCGGAGTTGGTGGATTATTTCTGGGTATTTTGAGAGTAAGAAACTTTTCTGGTGGGTCACCAGGTCTTCTAACCTTACCTAGTTATATTGGAGATAACACATTGAGTTTCTTCTACTATGCATGTATTGGTGCAGTTATTAGTATTATAGTCACATTTATTACAACATTAATACTTTATAAAGATCCTATCGCTGATGAAGTAGTTGAACCAACCGAATCCGCAACAAAGGGGAAATTGCCAACTGTTAATGGTGCAACAGTTTTATCCCCAATGCAAGGAACTTTACACAGTCTAAAACAAGTAGATGATGGTATGTTTTCAGAAGAAATATTAGGACAAGGAGTTGCAATCGAACCTTCAGAAGGTACAGTTGTTTCACCTATAAATGGTACAGTAAGCGCCATATTCGATTCAAAACACGCAATTGGACTAACGAGTGAAGAGGGTATAGAGATTTTAATTCATATTGGAATTGATACCGTTCAACTAAATGGCGAAGGATATGAGTATTTCATTCAGAACGGACAAAAGGTTAACATTGGAGATAAATTGATTCAGTTTGATCTTGAGGGAATTAAATCAAAGGGATATAAGATAATTACCCCTATTGTGATTACAAACTCGGCAGAAGTTGGGGAAATATTAACAGCAAATGATAACCCAATTATGTTTGGAGAAGAAATAATTAAAATAATGAAGTAG
- the licT gene encoding BglG family transcription antiterminator LicT, with protein sequence MNVYKVINNNIVLSRNQDNLEIVVMGSGIGFKKKVGDSIEESRIENIYLSSKEWNVNKLTQMLSSIPIEHIQVANEIISFAKVSLGKKLSENVFLTLTDHISYAIERYQNGMEIKNALLWEIKRFYNHEFLIGKEALSIVRNRLGVELPEDEAGFIALHIVNAELDMGQVSRVSEIAKVIQKILSIIKFHFKIDLDEYSLYYERFITHLKFFFQRLFSDVKLDDAGTSSFIFMLKEKYTNEYSCALKIKEYIKKELGKDLEEDELIYLTIHIKRITNN encoded by the coding sequence ATGAATGTTTATAAAGTAATCAATAATAATATCGTATTGTCTAGGAATCAAGATAATCTAGAAATTGTCGTAATGGGAAGTGGAATCGGCTTTAAGAAAAAAGTCGGAGACAGTATTGAGGAATCTCGAATTGAGAATATATATCTTAGTTCAAAAGAGTGGAATGTCAATAAATTGACCCAGATGCTTTCTTCAATCCCAATTGAACACATTCAAGTAGCCAATGAAATCATTAGCTTTGCAAAAGTTTCACTTGGGAAAAAATTAAGTGAAAACGTCTTCTTAACATTGACCGATCATATTAGTTATGCGATTGAGCGCTATCAGAATGGGATGGAAATAAAAAATGCCCTTCTATGGGAAATCAAGAGGTTTTACAACCATGAGTTCTTAATTGGAAAAGAAGCGTTATCAATTGTAAGAAACCGACTTGGGGTTGAGTTGCCAGAAGATGAAGCTGGATTTATTGCCTTGCATATCGTAAATGCAGAACTTGATATGGGACAAGTAAGCCGCGTTTCAGAAATAGCAAAGGTTATCCAAAAAATCTTAAGTATAATAAAGTTTCATTTCAAAATTGATTTGGATGAGTATTCACTTTATTATGAACGATTCATCACTCACTTAAAGTTTTTCTTTCAGCGTTTGTTTAGTGATGTTAAATTGGATGATGCAGGGACATCAAGTTTTATTTTTATGTTAAAAGAAAAATATACAAATGAGTACTCTTGTGCATTGAAAATTAAAGAGTATATAAAAAAGGAACTTGGAAAAGATTTAGAAGAAGATGAGTTAATCTACTTAACGATACATATCAAAAGAATAACAAATAATTAG
- a CDS encoding 6-phospho-beta-glucosidase, protein MGFREDFLWGGATAANQCEGGFEQGGRGLANVDVIPTGSERRSIITGKKKMYDFEEGYYYPAKEAIDMYHHYKEDISLFGEMGFKTYRLSIAWSRIFPKGDELEPNEEGLKFYEDLFKECHKYGIEPLVTITHFDCPMYLIENYGGWRNRKMIDFYKRLCRVLFTRYKGLVKYWLTFNEINMILHAPFLGAGICFEEGENEEQVKYQAAHHELVASAEATKIAHEIDPGNMVGCMLAAASYYPYSCRPEDVWEGKKKDRGNYFFIDVQSKGAYPAYALKELARNNISIDMLPEDHEILKKHTVDFISFSYYASRVAAAEDSNVEKTAGNLFPTIKNPYLHASEWGWQIDPLGLRITMNDLYDRYQKPLFIVENGLGAVDIPDESGYVEDDYRIEYLAAHIQAMKEAVDEDGVDLLGYTSWGCIDLVSAGTGEMKKRYGFIYVDRDNTGNGTLKRTKKKSFNWYKKVIETNGEDLSN, encoded by the coding sequence ATGGGATTTAGAGAAGACTTTTTATGGGGCGGCGCGACAGCTGCAAATCAATGTGAAGGCGGTTTCGAACAAGGTGGGCGAGGTTTAGCCAATGTGGATGTTATTCCAACAGGTAGTGAACGAAGAAGTATCATTACTGGTAAAAAGAAAATGTATGATTTTGAGGAAGGGTATTATTATCCTGCTAAAGAGGCAATTGATATGTACCATCATTACAAAGAAGACATTAGTTTATTCGGTGAAATGGGTTTTAAAACGTATCGATTATCTATAGCTTGGAGCCGTATTTTTCCAAAAGGCGATGAATTGGAGCCAAATGAGGAAGGTCTAAAATTCTACGAAGACCTATTTAAGGAATGCCATAAGTATGGAATTGAACCTTTAGTGACAATAACCCATTTTGATTGCCCTATGTACTTGATTGAAAATTATGGTGGCTGGCGAAATCGAAAGATGATCGATTTTTATAAACGTCTATGTAGAGTATTATTTACACGATATAAAGGGCTGGTAAAATACTGGCTTACTTTCAATGAAATTAATATGATTCTTCATGCGCCATTTCTTGGAGCAGGCATATGTTTTGAAGAAGGGGAAAATGAGGAGCAAGTTAAATATCAAGCAGCTCATCATGAACTTGTTGCAAGTGCAGAAGCGACTAAGATTGCACATGAGATAGACCCTGGAAATATGGTAGGCTGTATGTTAGCAGCAGCCAGTTATTATCCTTACAGTTGCCGACCAGAAGATGTCTGGGAGGGGAAGAAAAAGGATCGAGGGAATTACTTTTTCATTGATGTTCAATCAAAAGGAGCCTATCCGGCTTATGCGTTAAAAGAATTAGCTAGGAACAACATATCAATTGATATGTTGCCGGAAGACCATGAAATCTTAAAGAAACACACTGTTGATTTTATTTCTTTCTCTTATTATGCATCACGCGTAGCAGCAGCTGAAGATTCTAATGTTGAAAAAACGGCAGGAAATCTATTCCCAACTATAAAAAATCCGTACCTCCATGCAAGTGAATGGGGATGGCAGATTGATCCTCTAGGTTTACGAATTACAATGAATGATTTATATGATCGTTATCAAAAACCTTTATTTATCGTTGAAAATGGTCTCGGTGCTGTTGATATACCAGATGAATCGGGGTATGTAGAAGATGATTATCGAATCGAATATCTAGCAGCGCATATTCAGGCTATGAAAGAAGCTGTGGACGAGGATGGAGTTGACCTTCTTGGTTATACAAGTTGGGGTTGTATTGATTTAGTATCAGCAGGTACTGGTGAAATGAAAAAGAGATATGGCTTTATCTATGTAGACCGTGATAATA